DNA sequence from the Cupriavidus oxalaticus genome:
TCCAGGTCAAGTCCGGCTTCGGCACCAGGTACGAGATGAGCAAGCCGGAGGACAGCTCGCCGCGGATCCGCGAGCACGATGTCAACCGCGTGCCCTCGGTCAACCTGAAGTTCTGACCACGCAAGCGCCCTGCCGCAACGGCGGCGGGACGCTGACCCACGGCCCGGCGTGAGCGGGCCGCGCCGGCCCTCCGGCAGTCATGCCGCGGCGGCGGCCCTGGTTTTGCCGCCGCTTTCCGATTCGCTTCACACAACGAGTATGGCCGTATTCACCACGGTCTCGCAGGACGAGATCGCCAGCTGGCTGCTTGATTTCGACCTTGGCGAAGTGCGCGAACTGCGCGGCATCGCCTCGGGCATCGAGAACAGCAATTTCTTCCTTACCATGGAGCAGGATGGCCAGGCACGCCAGTACGTGCTGACCATCTTCGAGCGGCTGTCGTTCGCGCAGCTGCCCTATTACCTGCACCTGATGGCGCACCTGGCCGAGCGCGGCATCCGCGTGCCGGCGCCGATCCCCGCGCGCGACGGCGAGATCCTGCGCCCGCTCAAGGGCAAGCCCGCCACCATCGTCACGCGCCTGCCCGGCGCCTCGCAGCTGGCGCCGGACGCGCAGCACTGCGCCGAGGTGGGCGACATGCTGGCGCGCATGCACCTGGCCGGCCAGGACTACCCGCGCCGCCAGCCCAACCTGCGCAGCCTGGCCTGGTGGCAGCAGACCGAGCCCGAGGTCCTGCCCTTCCTCGATGCCGGCCAGCGCGCGCTGCTGCAACAGGAAATCGCCCATCAGGCCGCGTTCTTCGCCAGCGCGGACTACGCCAGCCTGGGCGAAGGCCCCTGCCACTGCGACCTGTTCCGCGACAACGTGCTGTTCGAGGAAGACGGCAGCGGACGCCACCGTCTCGGCGGCTTCTTCGATTTCTACTTTGCCGGCAACGACAAGTGGCTGTTCGACCTGGCGGTCACCGTCAACGACTGGTGCATCGACCTGGCCAGCGGCGAACTCGACCACGCGCGGGCGCAGGCAATGCTGCGGGCTTATCATGCGGTCAGGCCGCTGACCGGCACCGAGGCCGCGCACTGGCAGGACATGCTGCGCGCCGGCGCGCTGCGCTTCTGGGTGTCGCGGCTGTGGGATTTCTACCTGCCGCGCGAAGCCGACATGCTGCAGCCGCACGATCCCACCCATTTCGAACGCATCCTGCGCCGGCGCCTGGACGCCAGTCCCGCGCACCCGCTCCCCTGGATCTGATCCGTCATGCAACTACTGGAAGTTCCTGCCAAGGAAGGCTACGTCTGGTTCCGCCAGGGTATCTGGCTGTTCCGCAAGAATCCGCTGACTTTCCTGATGCTGCTGTTCATCTACCTGATCGCCGCGCAGCTGGCCATCGTGGTGCCGCTGATCGGCATCATCGCGCTGCTGGTGGTCACGCCGGGCCTTTCGGTCGGCGTGATGACCGCGTGCCGCGACGTGATCCAGAACAAGCGCGTGCTGCCCACGGTGCTGCTGGCGGGCTTTCGCGCCAACGGCAAGGAAGCGACGCGCAGCCTGCTGGTGCTGGGGGGCATCTACGCCGGGCTGGTGTTCGTGCTGGGGCTGATCGCCGGCTCGGTGGTCGACATGAGCGCGCTGGTGCCGATCGTGCTGAAGGAAGAAGCGCCCTCGGCCGAAGCGGTGCGGCAGCTGTACTACGCGATGATGATCGGCGCGCTGCTGTACACGCCGATCGCGATGATGTTCTGGTTCGCGCCGCTGCTGGCGGCCTGGCACGGCGTGCCGCCGGTCAAGGCGCTGTTCTTCAGCTGGACCGCGTGCTGGCGCAACCGTGGCGCGTTCTTTACCTACATCGTGCTGTTCGCGATGCTGCTCGTGGCGATCCCGTTTTTCCTGGAAGCGGTGTTCAGCGCGTTCGGGGCGGAGACGGTGCTGTCGTTCCTGGTGACGCCGTATTCGCTGCTGATGCTGGCGATCTTGTATTGCTCGTTCTATGCGACGTACCGCGGTTGCTTCAACGTGACGCCGCCGGGCGTGGAGCCGACGGCGCCGGCGGTCTAAGGCCCCTGCCCCTCTCCCGCAAGCTGTATAGACCGGGGACATGGGTAACACATGTGCCGGGACATGGGTAACAGTCCAGTCATCAGTTTAGTCGGCCTGCTGTAGGTCTATTGTGGCCACCTTTTGATGGCAGAAGTAGACGTCAAAGGTGCCGTCCAGATCCACGCGAGGGCGCAACGCTACGGGCGTTCCGATCAAGGCTCGTCCGACCCGGAACGTCTTTCCTCGGAAGCAGATGCGCCCACCGTCGCCTACCTTTCGCACGATGTCATCGCTGCCGTACTCGATGGGCGGGAGTTCGTGCGGCATCGCCCGTGGACTAGGCGCATAGCGGCTTGCGGGTGTCTCCATATCCAGCGCGTGGTGTGGGCGCTTGAAGTTGTACACGTGGCGCCAATGGCTGAAGTGATGCTGCGCATCATCCAGATCCCGGAAGCGCTGGTTGGCCAGCAG
Encoded proteins:
- a CDS encoding homoserine kinase, which gives rise to MAVFTTVSQDEIASWLLDFDLGEVRELRGIASGIENSNFFLTMEQDGQARQYVLTIFERLSFAQLPYYLHLMAHLAERGIRVPAPIPARDGEILRPLKGKPATIVTRLPGASQLAPDAQHCAEVGDMLARMHLAGQDYPRRQPNLRSLAWWQQTEPEVLPFLDAGQRALLQQEIAHQAAFFASADYASLGEGPCHCDLFRDNVLFEEDGSGRHRLGGFFDFYFAGNDKWLFDLAVTVNDWCIDLASGELDHARAQAMLRAYHAVRPLTGTEAAHWQDMLRAGALRFWVSRLWDFYLPREADMLQPHDPTHFERILRRRLDASPAHPLPWI
- a CDS encoding BPSS1780 family membrane protein is translated as MQLLEVPAKEGYVWFRQGIWLFRKNPLTFLMLLFIYLIAAQLAIVVPLIGIIALLVVTPGLSVGVMTACRDVIQNKRVLPTVLLAGFRANGKEATRSLLVLGGIYAGLVFVLGLIAGSVVDMSALVPIVLKEEAPSAEAVRQLYYAMMIGALLYTPIAMMFWFAPLLAAWHGVPPVKALFFSWTACWRNRGAFFTYIVLFAMLLVAIPFFLEAVFSAFGAETVLSFLVTPYSLLMLAILYCSFYATYRGCFNVTPPGVEPTAPAV